In Oryza sativa Japonica Group chromosome 1, ASM3414082v1, the genomic stretch caaaaaaaataaaaggcagTTGGTTCAATTACCTCAGAGAAAACAGTTCTAAGCCGTGAAGTCCAATCACCCCTTGTGCGAATATGAACACTAAGATAATCATCTCCAGGTGCTGATGTTATGGAAAATGGATGCCTGTAACAGACAAAGTATTGCTCTTTTAGTTATCTGCGGactttatttcaaaataatacattttctttcCATAAAATGTGTAAGACCAGCACCATTCATATGGAGACACAGCAGTGCATTTTATGAAGATGTACTGCCCACTACGGTATCTGAAACCAGGTGGCTTCGACATATAAAGAGCCAATACATTCCCGGGATACACTGCAACCTGTTGAAAGCAGAGATgttaaacccaaaaaaaaaagacggatTCAGAGCTTCCAGACATTCCAAGGCTAGTTTCAGTTCAAACCCTTTAAATAAAATACAacataaaaaaaggaaagatgTGGATGGCGATGGATAGTAGTAATATGTAAGTTGAGGAAAGAGATTTGATTGATGGTACCTTCTGAATCCCAACTGCATCATGGCTCCTAAACAACCGAAGAATACGCTCACTTACATACAGGACAACAGGAACAGCGAGGTACATCCATGTCTGAAAATGATAAAAATGAACCATAAGTATCAGTTATGATCTCCTCACAAAGAAGGTACCAACTATGATCATTGGGATTTCTTGTGTGTTCAGGGTATAGACTTTTACCGTCTTCTTGTACCATTTCCTGCTTAGATACAAGCACGTTCCATGGACAAAGAGCAAAGTGTACACAATGACAAACAGGTGGTGGGTAAACCAGAAGGCATTGAAGCCAGTCATTTTTTTGAGGGGATTGGAGTCCTTGAGCTTGTTACGTCGGAACCATGGTTGGGCTAATGTAAATGCTATTGCCATGAGCACCACCATGACCACACCTGTCCAGCCTTCAGTTCCCTTTACAAACCACCAGTAATTTGGTGGCCTCTTCTCCCCAAAGAAGGGCTTCATTAGTTCATATTGTGCATCACTCGCATGGAGCAGCCGGGGAAAATCACATGTCAGATGAGCACCTGCATGCAAAGCAACACCAACTGCAACACCTGCGGCTATGACCTGCACAGTAGTAAATCATAGATTATGTAAAGTCGATATTAGTCTCACAACTCATATTTTTTTGCCTAGTTCTCAACTATATGGCCGGACACATTTTTTGATGTAGAGGATATGCTAATTTCCATTATTGAAAAAATGTACCAGATGAACAGGTTTAATGTGTTACTCATATGTTACTAAATAAACGACTTTAGAATTTAAAGGGTCCTCTAAAAGTCAAGATCTTTCTTTGGTGCTTACGCCGTGGTGTAGACGTGTAGTACTAACAAAGGATAATCTTGCCAAGTGTAATTAGCAAGGTAGCAAGATATGCTGCTTTTGTCATAAAGAAGAGATGATTAAACATTTACTCTTCCAATGTCGTCTTGCTCATTCTATTTGGTCTTTAATCCAAATAGTTTCAAACCTATGTCTGCCCCCATAGTGTTTCACATATGTTTGCGAGTTTGCTTTCGTGTTTATCTAAATATTTGAGACCTTTAGTCCTATTAGGAGCGGCTGCTATATGCTGGTCATTGTGGCTAGGCAGTAATGATGTGGTTTTTGATAACATAAAGATTGACTCTCCTTTCCAGGTTATCTCTTTGATTACTCATTGGCTCCGTTCTTGGGATATTCTTCGGAAGTCGGGTCTGCATAATTTTATTGCTGTGGCATGTCACAATTGGAGCAGGTAGCGAGGGGGTTTTTTTACTTAGGAGCGTGGGTGGCGATCTAGTCTATGGATTGATGGCCCTTAATCCCTCCTATCTTTTgtttagttttttctttaaaaaaaattctagtgTTGGTGTGTTTTGACTGTGTGCATCTTAGTTATGCAGAGGTCGAGAGTGTTCTTAGTACAGTTCTATCATCTTGATGTCATTGGCTGAGttcaataaagcttccattatcttaaaaaaatattgacttTACTTGATTATGGAAAGCACTACGCAAAATGGACTGGATGATATTCACAACACGGTAAAATCCATCAGTTCAATATTGATtgaatcaacataattttacctTATGAAAGTTTATATTGTCGTTGAAGGGTACAACAGCTCCAACCTGTGTCTTTGACCGAATCCATGTGATTGTATTTCTGCAGACAGGAAGTAGGACCAAAGCCATGTTGAATTTGAGGGTCTCTGCAGCACCCTTTGCAGTGGTCACACAATAACCCATGATGCCGAATACGGCTCGATTACGGTACTGAATGAACTTCCAAATGAAAAGGGCAATGCAGATTGAGATCCACAGAGTCATAACCCAACTGCGCTTCCAATTCTCTTCAAGGAAGTACATGAACTGCTGCCAGTAATGACGAACTGGGCTCATTTCTTTGTTAGACGCAAGCTTCATGCTAAGAGCTTTGCTAAGTTTGGAGCTGTGCGTCGTTGTTGATCTTGCAGCAGCTTCAGATGGTGACTGAAGCAATAGTGCTTCCAAGTCCTCCATCTGTCAAAATTATTAATGCGGTTAGGTCATAGGTTGTGCACAATATTACTTTGATGCTTGGAATTGGACAAACCTCGATGTATCCCAAGTTTGTAGGGTCAAGCTCTTCCATAATGAGTGCTGTGTACTCATCAGCTCGCTCCTTGATCTTGGAAAGTTTGTTTGCTGATGCACTAAGGGCAATAATCTGCAAAAGCATAATCATCCATTTAATACCATTTAAACACAGAACAtatagaaattgttatattttttttcggttttgtGTTTTCTGACTTACCTCCTTAACCTCTTCTGCTGTGAGCCTTCCATCAGCGTTCTTGTCAACCCTGCACAACAAGAATGAACATTGTTAAGTGCTACAATGAATAGCTTAGCAGTTAGCAAAACAGAAGCATGAAAAGCTTGTCGCTCACTTGCTTGAATTCTATGCAAGATATTGAGCTACTCTGTGGTGGAAATTTGATTTGGCAAATTAACCACATGAAATATATTTATGCCTATAATAGTACAGAAAGGAAACATGACAACACTAGAAGTGTTTTCAGAGAGTACTAACATGTCAAAGAATGTCCGAAGACGATTGTCAAACCCCTGATCAGTCAATTGCTCATAGAAATCTTTGAGCTCGTCCTTAGTGAGCACCTGCTTCACTATCCCTCTCTTCCTCGCCAGAGAATCGAACATTTGCACCGCAAACTCGTCGGACCCATCCATTCCTGCACAATCAATCCAAATAATGGAATAAACACCATTTCTCCTAACAGATGTATGAACAATTCAAATTCAGCTCaacttctgaaaaaaaaaatttaccaaTGCATTTCCCAAATCTTGAACGGAGCAGCACACCATCCACCTGCAGCTGATTGAACCGCTTCTCCACCGCGGCCCAGCCGTCATTGCCAACCTTTGCAGTCACAAACTGCAATCCTTTGAGCGCCACGGCGGCGCTGCTCTTGGTCCTGTCCAGCCTCTTCCTCACCCTCTTCGCAGACTGCTGCGCCTGCGGGGATGGCGCCTTCCTGCTGGAGCTCTTCATCTTGAGCCCATTGGTCACCTGCCTGAGCTTTGACGTCAGCTTTCCGCTCTTCGACGAGGGTGACACCAGTGGCAGGCCGTCGAACCCGGTACCGTGCCCGGAGCCACCCTCATCCACCCCTCTCACTTCTTGGATTGCCACCGAATCGCGCTGCACGTCGAGGGTGATCTCGAccagctcgtcgtcgtccttgaACCTGGCCGTCTTGGTGCTCCTGTTGCTCGAGCCCAGATTGCCACTGTTCGGGATCAGTGTGGCTGCGTCATCTTGTGACCTTGTTGAATTGCCCTGGTCTGTGGCAGCAGCAACCATGCCTGCTTCCAGGTCAGCCATGTTCTTCTCTACTTGTCCTTACAATTTctcctctttcctttttcctctgATCAACGGATAATTTAGTTAGCAACCAAGGAAAGATGAACTTCAGTGATTGAAAGTGATAATTTGGTCTTTTAGcacaacaacaaaaaagaaaaaggtgaaGTCTGGGCAAAAATGAAAATAACTACTAATATAGTGATACGGACAAAAATCAGTGAAATAAAACACTTCACTGTTCATTCAGACCAAAattatctccttttttttaagagacACTCAGACCAAAATTATCTGCAGTCTAGGtacagaaaaaaatatataactgaAGAAAGAAATAGCAATTTAAATAGCAGAACTGCCTCTCTTGAAGTCTATGAGATCCAGAACATCTATTCCAAAACCCAAAATTCGGGAGAGAGAAAATCCAATAAACTAGGAATCTAAGATACTACCAATCCATTAAATATGGAGAAGATAGCCTCCAGGGATGTACAGCTTCAGCAGCATTAGCTAATAAAAGAGGGGAAAACTTTAAAACTGCCCCAAGATAAACCAAGAAACTACCCCTCAAAAATAAACCAAGAAACTGAAGGAAGGAATGAACGAATTCACTCGAAATGGAACTCAAACCATGAGCCGCAAAATACCTCTGCCATCTCAGATCTGGAAGCTGCTGCTTCCAAGAAAATGCAGGAACACACCAACACCCACCCCCTCAATCAACCATCCGTTTCTTGGTGCCACAACCCACAAACAGCAAGCAAACATGTCCAACAGTAGTGGAGAAGAAACAGAGGAACATTTCTACTAGTGAGTGGGTACTACTgaatgtaaaaaaaacaaaagcttATTCACAAGTGGAGAAACAAAACGAAAAGGGAAAGGAAGAATCAGACACAGAGCAagagggaaaaaagaagaagaagaagaagaagaagaagaagaagaagaagaacaaactTTGCAGGCTAAAACTTTGGGGGAAGTGACGAAAGGAACGGTACCTTAAACCCTCTGAGAGATTCCAGCCCAAATAAACCTACGAATTCAGACCATTTGGAGCATTTCTTGAATTCCCTCAGAACAACAAGATAGGAAAAACCCCCAAGCTTGTTGATGCAAACCTTGCAAGGCTCACACAGCTCAGCTCCTCAAGCGACCACAAAAAGCTGGAGGATTTTTCTGGAACCTGAAACACACCACCAACCCTCCGGCAGGCGGCAGCTGTACGAGTGTCCGTGgtgccgagagagagagagagagagagagagcaaatgcaATGCAGATGGCCGGTCTGGCCTGGCCTGGCTTGGCAATGGTAGTAGTAGTGgcggcagcaggaggaggagtacTATATATATCAGTACATACAGTGATGGCCTTGCACAAGATGACACTGGGATAGCAGTGGCTTCTTCACAAGGCAACAAAACTAGCAGGCGCTACTGCTGGTAGTAGCAACGTGCAGCCCGTCCTGCAGTGCAGCTCTATACCTGTACTATACGGTGTTTGGACAGCTTGACTGACGCTACCGGCGAAAGGTGAGCATGTGCTCCTGGTTGTTGGTGTCTGTCTAATTGCATTTGCACACTTGGGAGGTTGCCCGCAATCACTGCGTTTCTCTCTATCTGCATTCTTGGGCTTTATCCGGGAGTGGCGACTGGGTGCAGTGGTGGTGCGCCTAGCGCCCGACATGTTGCATGATTTATAGTGCTGATGTTAATGTTAATGTTATGTTAGTACGAAGACTACTTTTTGAATGATGAAATGTTAACCGACTCCTTTTATTTGCTTGACAGATGAGCTCCAAGAGATGTTGATAATTGCGCGTTGGGAATGAAAAATGAATAATCTGAGACGCGGTTTTTAGAGATGAATAGATTGATTGGAGGAGGAAGATTTggtattttttgtttttaggcATTTGCCATTCGTATTGTCTCAGTTTATGATAGACGGTGTTTTGGCCATGTTTGGTAAATGGGAtagggaaatgatttcccacccaccaaaagacatctttaaatcctaaccatttatTCTCCCCCTTTCATTcaatcctaacccttcattcatttccgAATCTCAATCCCACCCCTCATTTCcgttatccaaacacaccctttaggaaattgattttgttttgtgaaagagatgtattttttttgttatggtTCTAATAACGGAAAATGCTTCGTGTCGCGCGTCCGACCGAAAAACAACGTTAGATGCTAGCTTCCTTCTTTATACTAATCTAAAGTTGATTCACCTTTTGTAGAGTTTCTCGCAACTTCTCTATGTTACTTTTTGTCAGCCGCATGCATGCACAACTTACATGTAAGTATATACGAACGTGCAAAGTGAGATAtggtttttaaaattatttttcttcaaaattaatTATGCGATCCATGATCCAATTATATTGGTGTATTCGTTGTTTATTAAATATTTACAAcgagatctcacatgattacattctaataaaaaaataaatatgttgtAACTGTTAAGATTCAATGTTTCACTCAATAAGAAATGAATGTTTCAATTAGAATTGAACTATGTTGCACtttaaagtttattttgttgcaatggattTTTGAAATGTCTATGGTACTATTTGTTGTTGCAATAAgcatttcataatatttcagTAGTTTATTTTCAAATGTTGCGCtcgatttttttaatgttttggcAATTCTTTTTTGCTAACCCTCTGCCCCTAAATGGGTGTTCAAATTTAAATAGAAATGTGTTGTGGTTAGTTGTAGGGCAAAGCATGATTACTTTCAAGAAATTCAATCATGGCTAAACAATGTATTGAAGTTCTTAGGCCTGCCTTCAAAATCTTATTTAAATTATGTTAAATAACCATGTAAATTTGTAGTAAATCGATACTCCATTAGTTGATGAGGCCTATCATAGTAGTCTTTAAAATGTCTGGCTCCGCCAATATAACTAAACTAAATATGCaagttttatatattatatatttatccAATCAGATTAATATGGTCCTACTGTGTTCGAAAGAAAAAATTAACTGAGTTGGAGTAGTCTACGTCTGCAACTGCAGCTGTGCCTAATAAACAAGAAAGGGTAATAGGAATAGTACACATGCACACTGCGTACAAATTCGTCCAAATGTTCAGATAGGTCAAGGTTCTTTCGGAATAATCCggatttagggggtgtttggatggGACTAAATTTTCTTAGTCCCTGTCATagcggatgtttggacactaattagaagtattaaacgtaaactaatgaCAAAACATATTCTATAAcattggactaatttgcgaaacgaatctattgagcctaattaatccatgattaacctatgtgatgctacaacaaacatttgctaattatgaattaattaggcttaaaaaaattgtctcgcgaattagctcacatttatgtaattagtttggtaagtagtctatgtttaatattctaaattagtaccaaacatccgatgtggcagggactaaagtttagtcctgGATCCAAACAACCCCTTAAATTGCTCACTCCTAGTCAATCCGTCAATGAGGTCCCACACATTAATATGGACAATTCTACAAACGGACTTCGGTAACACATGAGACTCCCGTGAAGATTTGAGGTAGGAAAAATCACCATTTCATTTCCTATTAACCCATACTGCAATTCAAAATATTAGGACTAGTTGTACATGTCAGATATGTTTAAGTGAACTTCTATGTAATTTACTCAACTTTCCTATCGATCTCCATTTGACCAGGCTacaacacaaaacaaaattaTTTGGAGCTTGGTTTATTGAACATGTAGAGACTATAGACAAACAAAATTATTTTCGATTAATCTTGAATCTGATTTCTATAGCACTCAAAAGTACATGTATAAGAATATTTCTCAAAATAATACCAAAGTACTAGAGAGAAAGTATTTATAAGGACTAAGTACAAATTCGAAAAGGAAAGGTACTACACTATTTAGATAGATTCATAGAAAAAAAGTTCATATGTAACTTTCAGTTGAAATCTGTTAGAAAACTTTTTTTTgtcacaaattttaaaaaactatAGTAGTGGTTTTAGTTTGCTATCGGAGGTATCAATAATGCGAAAAACGACACAGTGGCGCTTTCTTGTACTTTTACTTAAAGAAACAAacaatatatttaatacttacaAATATGTGGTTTCTCCATTTCTCCCCTACACTTTTCACTAGTGGTAgtgccaagaaaaaaaaatctccgcgTCTTGTTAAGCCGAATATGACATCTTGGCATATGACATGTTTAATTGTACTGGAGGACTTTTTTGGAGTTCTATTAGGTCAGGGGCAGCACTCAATTGACAAATTGGACCACCCCTTCAATTAGTGagcatgccaaaaaaaaaaagaaaaaattcttcagactcgtggcacgcttttcaaactgtcaaacggtgcgttttgtgcgaaaattttctatatgaaagttgctctaaaatatcatattaatctatttttcaagtttgtaataatttaaACTTAATTAACCACATATTATTACCACaacgttttacgtgaaacacttaatatttatcttcatcttccagagattcaaacaccacctcaaTTGTGCAATTGAGCTGCAAGCCTAGCATGGTTGATGAGCATGTGGAATTGGGTGACTGTAGGCTGTAGAGGTCATTCTCAGCTGCATTGGTGTTGGTTGGGTCCTGAAGATCGATATGCCTCCACATGCATATACATACACAATTAATTGGTCCATGCGGCCTACAGATATAGTGGCTATATAATCCAATATGGTTTATCATCTGCAGAATATGAACGCAACAAACAAAGATTAATGACGTGGGGTTACATTGTTTCTGTATTTGAGAGATCTATGGGCCAACGCTAATATAACGAGTGAACGTTGAAAGTGACAGCACTGCGCTGGTTTCTTCAACATGGAGAAAATATGGTGGTTTATGGTaatataaactatatatatttaatatatatatatatatatatattatatagagCCATGCATACATTGATTTCTCCCTCTCATTTATTTGGAGTATCTAGTAATACCCctttgtataaaaatataaagcgTATTTTGTTTTGTCAGGATAAATATTTGATTAGTTTACTTTAATATATCATCATCACTTATGTGACACAATTTGATAATCATAAGAACCCATTAATTTTGTGTCGATTATCAATTGTTAGTCAAATACTTATCCTAACGAAATAAATATTTCTTATACGCTCATACGGAAGGAATACTTGATTTCTCCATACTATTACTAAATTATCAAAgtgtttatttaaaatattatttgctACAAAATTTCACATGTCTCTTGGTTCTTTATGCAACACATTACACAAATGGCAACAACGGATCGAAGATGGCATCTTAAGAAAGTGGCAACAATAGTGTGAGATAATGTCAAAGCCTTCTCACGTGATTTTTCCTGTTAATATTGTTTCCTCCCTCCCAACATTAGACTCTAAGGGACTATTTGGTTCAAAGCTTCAACTTGTCACACCACATTTTAGGCTGCCAATCTTCTTTACCCTTGTGTTAGTTCATTGCCATAGTTATGGCAAACCATACTTTTTTACCATCttaccccacatgtcatagacttaATCTTTTGCCTAACTTTGCCACAAGTGTAGCTTACAATTTATAGGCCATGAAAAGTGTGGCAAGCCACACTTGCCTAACATTGTCTAAAGTGAGTTATGGCAATGTTAGTTaaaaaccaaacagcccctaaagTTCAAATTTTATGCCAAACATAACTAGCTAGACATGTACAACCTCTATCctataataattgtatttctagaattcaaatttgtcccaaaataattgtcacaattgagtattaattatcccatcaatcaCTTATCATCCAaatttctctttattttatcCTCAACCGCCTTCCACTTTTACCTATACACTATTTAACGAGGAGAATCATAGTCTTTCTTCTCAACCTTTAATATAGGCTAAACAATttagaattacaattattttgagacaaatatagtaaaaa encodes the following:
- the LOC4326027 gene encoding respiratory burst oxidase homolog protein B, giving the protein MADLEAGMVAAATDQGNSTRSQDDAATLIPNSGNLGSSNRSTKTARFKDDDELVEITLDVQRDSVAIQEVRGVDEGGSGHGTGFDGLPLVSPSSKSGKLTSKLRQVTNGLKMKSSSRKAPSPQAQQSAKRVRKRLDRTKSSAAVALKGLQFVTAKVGNDGWAAVEKRFNQLQVDGVLLRSRFGKCIGMDGSDEFAVQMFDSLARKRGIVKQVLTKDELKDFYEQLTDQGFDNRLRTFFDMVDKNADGRLTAEEVKEIIALSASANKLSKIKERADEYTALIMEELDPTNLGYIEMEDLEALLLQSPSEAAARSTTTHSSKLSKALSMKLASNKEMSPVRHYWQQFMYFLEENWKRSWVMTLWISICIALFIWKFIQYRNRAVFGIMGYCVTTAKGAAETLKFNMALVLLPVCRNTITWIRSKTQVGAVVPFNDNINFHKVIAAGVAVGVALHAGAHLTCDFPRLLHASDAQYELMKPFFGEKRPPNYWWFVKGTEGWTGVVMVVLMAIAFTLAQPWFRRNKLKDSNPLKKMTGFNAFWFTHHLFVIVYTLLFVHGTCLYLSRKWYKKTTWMYLAVPVVLYVSERILRLFRSHDAVGIQKVAVYPGNVLALYMSKPPGFRYRSGQYIFIKCTAVSPYEWHPFSITSAPGDDYLSVHIRTRGDWTSRLRTVFSEACRPPTEGESGLLRADLSKGITDEKARFPKLLVDGPYGAPAQDYREYDVLLLIGLGIGATPLISIVKDVLNHIQGEGSVGTTEPESSSKAKKKPFMTKRAYFYWVTREEGSFEWFRGVMNEVSEKDKDGVIELHNHCSSVYQEGDARSALIVMLQELQHAKKGVDILSGTSVKTHFARPNWRSVFKKVAVSHENQRVGVFYCGEPVLVPQLRQLSADFTHKTNTRFDFHKENF